In Blautia wexlerae DSM 19850, a single window of DNA contains:
- a CDS encoding superinfection exclusion B family protein has product MKDFIDFLKLPPNILGALSIASGTLLLLPQKLAQKFYIINFREKYGFTIGIVFVISTALLIVLLLSKIFHFFYDKYASKRLGTAQIKYLKNMTPEQVTIIREFLREPTHTLPLPMNNGLVIELQHLQILTPAGQTHLVSMLDPQINYFLQPWVIKKINSDEELKRIFY; this is encoded by the coding sequence ATGAAAGATTTTATTGATTTTTTGAAATTACCGCCGAACATTTTAGGAGCTTTATCTATTGCCAGTGGTACATTATTATTATTGCCTCAAAAGTTAGCCCAAAAGTTTTATATTATAAATTTTCGAGAAAAATATGGTTTTACAATAGGCATTGTTTTTGTGATTTCCACAGCTTTACTAATCGTTTTATTACTATCTAAAATTTTTCATTTCTTTTATGACAAGTATGCTTCTAAGAGATTAGGAACTGCTCAGATTAAATATTTGAAAAATATGACACCAGAACAGGTGACAATCATTCGGGAGTTTTTACGTGAACCAACTCACACCCTGCCATTACCCATGAACAATGGATTAGTAATAGAACTTCAACATTTACAAATATTAACCCCTGCCGGACAAACTCATTTAGTAAGTATGTTAGACCCACAAATCAATTATTTTTTACAACCTTGGGTAATTAAAAAAATCAATAGTGATGAAGAATTAAAGCGAATATTTTATTAG
- a CDS encoding antirestriction protein ArdA, translating to MRIYIANLGKYNEGELVGAWFTPPVDFEEVKERIGLNDEYEEYAIHDYELPFEIDEYTPIEEVNRLCEMVEDLPEYIQEELSELQSYFGSIEELCEHEDDIICHSGCDDMADVARYYLEESGQLGELPAHLQSYIDYAAYGRDMELEGTFVVTNHGVYEILR from the coding sequence ATGCGGATTTACATTGCCAACTTAGGAAAATACAATGAGGGCGAACTGGTCGGGGCATGGTTCACGCCGCCTGTGGACTTTGAGGAAGTCAAGGAACGTATCGGTTTGAATGATGAATATGAGGAATACGCCATCCATGATTATGAGCTGCCTTTTGAGATTGACGAATATACCCCCATTGAGGAAGTCAACCGCCTGTGTGAAATGGTGGAGGACTTACCAGAGTACATTCAGGAGGAACTATCAGAGCTGCAATCCTACTTTGGCAGTATCGAAGAACTCTGTGAGCATGAAGACGATATTATCTGCCATTCCGGCTGTGACGATATGGCGGATGTGGCTCGCTACTATCTGGAAGAAAGCGGACAGCTTGGAGAACTTCCGGCACACTTACAAAGCTATATCGACTATGCAGCCTATGGGCGTGACATGGAATTGGAGGGAACCTTTGTTGTCACGAACCACGGCGTATATGAAATCTTACGGTAG
- a CDS encoding conjugal transfer protein, with the protein MKKIRSYTSIWSVEKVLYSINDFKLPFPITFTQMAWFVVSVFAVMLLGNLPPLSFIDGAFLKYFGVPFALTWFMCQKTFDGKKPYGFLKSVLAYLVRPKLTYAGKPVKLEKEYPAQSITAVRSDIYGISD; encoded by the coding sequence ATGAAGAAAATACGAAGCTATACCAGTATCTGGTCGGTGGAAAAGGTACTCTATTCCATCAATGATTTTAAGCTGCCATTCCCCATCACATTCACACAGATGGCGTGGTTCGTGGTGTCGGTGTTTGCAGTTATGCTCTTGGGGAACCTCCCTCCCCTTTCGTTCATTGACGGGGCATTTTTGAAATACTTCGGCGTACCCTTTGCCCTCACTTGGTTCATGTGCCAGAAGACCTTTGACGGGAAAAAGCCTTATGGCTTCCTGAAATCCGTACTGGCATATCTGGTACGCCCGAAACTGACCTATGCAGGAAAGCCCGTGAAGCTGGAAAAGGAATATCCGGCACAGTCCATCACGGCAGTAAGGAGTGATATTTATGGCATATCCGATTAA